The following are encoded in a window of Arcobacter sp. F2176 genomic DNA:
- a CDS encoding EAL domain-containing protein has product MNLKNIDYYEIIFKNSIDPILFLKGNKFIDCNQAALDILKMKNKDELFNIHPSQISPKYQPDGNLSTEKEKLLIQECSNNGFSRFEWLHTDSNNKEFWVEVTLKKSTLNDEIIFIAGWRNISKEKEKEKTIENKNKELKEKYSQIESLNHVLNDIKDSDLVEALMLLEEYKKALDESSIVTKTNTKGIITYVNDKFCEISGYSREELLGKNHNIIRNPETPKEFFKNLWEILESKNIYKGIISNKKKDGSIYYVNSTIIPILDSNNEIKEYIGIRNDVTSLFEKDEIITKQFTDNLTGLPNRQKLVEDSKILLFPKLAMININHFRDINDVYGIDVGDFILKELSNVLSVFNDYNINVYRISGDIFGILASGNYSTESLKNLCLDFLDKVKINPITYKDQELNLSFTIGISTGREWLLVEAEMALQEAKDKNKTLVMNLENKNKDTLKKRVELTNKIKYALKNDNLLIYGQKIIHNITGKIKYEVLMRLEVDDKILSPFFFLEHAKKARLYHDMTRKMIRLACDYFKDKENSFSINLTIQDITNEETVEYLTNVLLETKTNKRIILEIVESEQINEFEKVTAFIKKMKSLGVRIAIDDFGTGYSNFEYIIKLNVDILKIDGSLIRNIHKDKNIFITVSTIVNFAKQLGLEVVAEFVDSQEVFETIKSLDIDCAQGYFLHEPEHLI; this is encoded by the coding sequence TTGAATCTAAAAAATATAGATTATTATGAAATTATCTTTAAAAATTCTATAGACCCCATTTTATTTTTAAAAGGCAATAAGTTTATTGATTGCAATCAAGCTGCACTTGATATACTTAAAATGAAAAATAAAGACGAACTATTCAATATTCACCCTTCACAAATTTCTCCCAAATATCAACCTGATGGAAACCTATCAACAGAAAAAGAAAAATTACTCATCCAAGAATGTTCTAATAATGGATTTTCAAGATTTGAATGGTTGCATACGGATTCAAATAATAAAGAGTTTTGGGTTGAAGTCACACTGAAAAAATCTACTTTAAATGATGAAATTATTTTTATTGCTGGATGGAGAAATATATCAAAAGAAAAAGAAAAAGAAAAAACAATTGAGAATAAAAACAAAGAATTAAAAGAAAAATATAGCCAAATTGAGAGTTTAAATCATGTTTTAAATGATATAAAAGATTCTGATTTAGTTGAAGCCCTAATGCTTTTAGAAGAATATAAAAAAGCCTTAGATGAGAGTTCAATTGTTACTAAAACAAATACAAAAGGAATAATCACTTATGTAAATGATAAGTTTTGTGAAATATCTGGATACTCAAGAGAGGAGTTACTAGGTAAAAATCATAACATAATTAGAAATCCTGAAACTCCAAAAGAATTTTTTAAAAATTTGTGGGAAATATTAGAAAGCAAAAATATCTACAAAGGTATTATATCAAATAAGAAAAAAGATGGAAGTATCTATTATGTTAACTCAACAATTATTCCTATTTTAGATTCAAATAATGAAATAAAAGAATATATTGGCATTAGAAATGATGTTACTTCATTATTTGAAAAAGATGAAATAATCACAAAACAATTTACTGATAATCTAACAGGTTTACCAAATAGACAAAAGCTTGTAGAAGATTCTAAAATTCTTTTATTTCCTAAACTAGCCATGATTAATATCAATCATTTTAGAGATATAAATGATGTATATGGGATAGATGTTGGAGATTTTATACTAAAAGAACTTTCAAATGTATTATCAGTTTTTAATGATTACAATATTAATGTTTACAGAATTAGTGGAGATATTTTTGGGATATTGGCTTCTGGAAACTACTCAACAGAGTCTTTAAAAAACTTATGCCTAGATTTCTTAGATAAAGTAAAAATAAATCCTATTACATATAAAGATCAAGAATTAAACTTATCCTTTACTATTGGTATTTCAACTGGAAGAGAATGGTTATTAGTTGAAGCAGAAATGGCTCTGCAAGAAGCAAAAGATAAGAACAAAACTCTTGTAATGAATCTAGAAAATAAAAATAAAGATACTTTGAAAAAAAGAGTAGAATTAACAAATAAAATAAAATATGCCTTAAAAAATGATAATCTTTTAATTTATGGCCAAAAGATCATACATAATATAACCGGTAAAATAAAATATGAAGTGCTAATGAGACTTGAAGTAGATGATAAGATACTATCTCCTTTCTTCTTCTTAGAGCATGCAAAAAAAGCAAGACTTTATCACGATATGACAAGAAAGATGATAAGACTAGCTTGTGATTATTTTAAAGACAAAGAAAACTCTTTTTCTATTAATCTTACAATACAAGATATTACAAATGAAGAAACAGTAGAGTATCTTACTAATGTATTACTTGAAACTAAAACAAATAAAAGAATTATATTAGAAATAGTTGAATCTGAACAGATAAATGAATTTGAAAAAGTTACAGCTTTTATAAAAAAGATGAAAAGCTTAGGTGTGAGAATTGCAATTGATGATTTTGGAACAGGATATTCAAACTTTGAATATATTATTAAACTTAATGTAGATATTTTAAAAATAGATGGTTCTTTGATTAGAAATATACATAAAGACAAAAATATTTTTATTACTGTTTCTACTATTGTAAATTTTGCTAAACAATTAGGATTAGAAGTTGTTGCAGAATTTGTTGATTCGCAAGAAGTATTTGAAACAATAAAATCATTGGATATTGATTGTGCACAAGGCTATTTTTTGCATGAGCCTGAACATTTAATTTAA